Proteins encoded together in one Benincasa hispida cultivar B227 chromosome 1, ASM972705v1, whole genome shotgun sequence window:
- the LOC120071720 gene encoding pentatricopeptide repeat-containing protein At4g33170-like has protein sequence MNDFFDSDPTPPPALSMAATTTAVAKSDPRIRHAQAIKSPATDRSVYNSLITLYSKSNLLHYSVRLFDQIPFPSVVSWTAFISAHSNTFLSLRHFVSMLRYPVFPNQRTLASLFKTCVSLSCVSFGLSLHSLAHKLSLCSEPYSGSALVNFYSKCRLLDDARKVFDEISDRDEVCYSALVVGLAQNAQSIAALSMFREMKASDVASTMQSVSGALRATADLATLEQCRVLHAHAVVTGLDTDVIVQTSLIDGYGKSGLIIDARQVFDENLGCMNVVGWNAMLASYAQQGDKNSTLLLFNSMQAFGMSPDEYSFLAILTSLCSSSLVSEIELWLRRMRVEYGVEPTLEHFTCLIDAMGRVGKLKEAERVAMTMPFVPDAAVWRALLSSSASHGAGDMAWTMAKRLLEINQRDDSAYVIVANALSATERWEEVAEVRKLMKERKVKKKSGRSWIEVRGEVHVFLAGDRNHERNEEIYGKLRELMWEVEKLGYVPIWDEMLQEVGEKEKKEALWYHSEKLALAYGMLTGVAPPGKALRIVKNLRICRDCHQVFKYASRVLKREIIVRDINRYHRFSNGSCTCKDIW, from the coding sequence ATGAATGACTTCTTCGATTCGGACCCAACTCCACCGCCAGCGCTATCCATGGCGGCGACAACGACGGCGGTGGCGAAGTCGGATCCTCGCATCCGCCATGCCCAAGCAATCAAATCCCCGGCCACTGATCGTTCTGTTTACAACAGTCTCATCACTCTCTACTCCAAGTCAAATTTGCTCCATTACTCTGTTCGTCTCTTCGATCAAATCCCATTTCCCAGTGTCGTTTCTTGGACTGCTTTCATCTCTGCTCATTCCAACACATTCCTTTCTCTTCGCCATTTTGTTTCTATGCTCAGATACCCAGTTTTTCCCAATCAACGCACATTAGCTTCTCTTTTCAAGACCTGCGTTTCTCTCTCTTGTGTCTCTTTCGGCCTTTCTCTTCACTCCCTTGCCCACAAACTCTCACTCTGCAGCGAACCCTACTCTGGCTCTGCGCTTGTGAATTTCTACTCCAAATGTCGGTTGCTCGATGATGCTCGTAAGGTGTTCGATGAAATTTCTGACAGAGACGAGGTTTGCTATTCTGCCCTTGTCGTTGGTCTAGCGCAAAATGCGCAGTCCATTGCCGCATTGTCGATGTTTAGGGAGATGAAAGCTTCTGATGTTGCGTCCACGATGCAGAGTGTTTCGGGGGCTCTTCGTGCTACGGCTGATCTTGCTACGTTGGAACAATGCAGGGTTTTACATGCGCACGCTGTGGTTACTGGATTGGATACGGATGTGATTGTTCAAACTTCTCTGATTGATGGGTATGGGAAATCGGGGCTGATAATCGATGCACGACAGGtgtttgatgaaaatttgggaTGTATGAATGTTGTGGGGTGGAATGCAATGTTGGCAAGTTATGCACAGCAGGGAGATAAGAACTCCACGCTTTTGCTATTCAATTCAATGCAAGCTTTCGGGATGTCTCCTGATGAATACAGCTTCTTAGCCATTCTGACATCATTATGCAGTTCAAGTTTAGTTAGTGAGATTGAACTGTGGCTGAGAAGAATGAGAGTGGAGTATGGAGTGGAACCTACACTAGAGCATTTTACTTGTCTCATAGATGCAATGGGAAGAGTTGGGAAATTAAAAGAAGCTGAGAGGGTAGCCATGACAATGCCTTTCGTGCCAGATGCTGCGGTTTGGCGTGCATTGTTATCAAGCTCTGCAAGCCATGGTGCAGGCGATATGGCATGGACGATGGCGAAACGGTTACTGGAGATTAACCAGCGTGATGACTCGGCTTATGTGATTGTTGCCAATGCTCTATCTGCTACAGAGAGATGGGAGGAAGTGGCAGAAGTGAGGAAGCtgatgaaagaaagaaaagtgaagaagaaaagtggGAGAAGTTGGATTGAAGTGAGAGGGGAAGTTCATGTGTTTCTAGCAGGGGACAGAAACCATGAAAGGAATGAGGAGATATATGGAAAGCTAAGAGAGCTGATGTGGGAGGTAGAGAAGCTTGGGTATGTTCCAATTTGGGATGAGATGCTTCAAGAAGTaggggaaaaggaaaagaaggaagCGCTTTGGTATCACAGTGAGAAATTGGCGCTGGCTTATGGGATGCTGACCGGAGTTGCACCACCTGGAAAAGCTCTGCGGATTGTAAAGAATCTAAGAATATGCAGAGATTGTCATCAAGTTTTCAAATACGCAAGTAGGGTGCTGAAGAGGGAGATTATAGTTAGAGATATAAACAGATACCATAGATTTTCAAATGGTAGTTGCACCTGTAAAGACATCTGGTAA